CGACGGCGATCTGAACCTTGGTCTTTTCCAGCTTCTGCGCGCGCACGATGGCGGGGGCCATGCCCATGACGCCGGCGGCGCCGGCCATCTTGAGCAGATCACGACGAGTGACTGTCATTGCTTGTCTCCTGGTTCTCGGGCCTACCGATGGCGCCGGTCTTCGCCAGCTCGTCGATAGCCGCTGAATCATACCCCAGCGATTTCAGGACTTCCTCGGTATGTTCCCCTAATTCCGGCCCGATCCAGCGCGTGCCGCCAGGCGTTTCGGACAGCTTCGGCACCACCGCCGGCAGCTTGACCGGTGAGCCGTCGGTGAAGCGATGCTGCTCGATCATGCCGCGCGCCAGGAACTGCGGATCGGCGAACATGTCGGCCACGCTGTAGATCTTGCCCACGGGCACATCGGCCCGTTTGAGCGTGCCCAGCGCCTCGTCGATGTCGCGTCCGCCGCACCATTGCTGGATGGCGCCGTCGATCTCCTCGACGCGGCGGGCGCGGCCGTCGTTGCGCGCCAGGTCGGGATCGGCGGCCAGGTCCTCGCGGCCGATGGCCTGCATCAGGCGGCGGAAGATGGCGTCGCCGTTGCCGGCGATGACCACGTTCTGGCCGTCGCGGGTGGTGTAGGTGTTGGATGGCACGATACCCGGCAGCGCGCCGCCGGTGCGCTCGCGCACCACGCCGGCCACGTCGTACTCGGGCACCAGGCTTTCCATCATGTTGAACACGGCCTCGTACAGCGCCACGTCCACCATCTGGCCCTGCCCCGCCCGGCAGGCCTCGCCAGCCTGGCCGTTCCAGCGGCCGCCTGTGGCGTCGCGATGGCGCAGCGCCATCATCGCGCCGATCACGCCATGCAGCGCGGCGATCGAATCGCCGATGGAGATGCCGACCCGCAGGGGCGGCCGGTCCGGATGGCCCGACACATAGCGCAGGCCGCCCATGGATTCGCCGATGGCGCCGAAACCCGGCTGGTCCTTCATCGGCCCGGTCTGCCCGTAACCGGACAGGCGCACCATGATGGTCGCGGGATTCAGCGCGCGCAGCTGCTCGTAGCCCAGGCCCCACTTCTCCAGCACGCCGGGACGGTAGTTCTCGACCACCACGTCGGCCTCCAGCGCCAGCTGACGCGCGATGTCGCGGGCGCGCGGATCCTTGAGGTTGAGCGCGATGGAGCGCTTGTTGCGCGCCTGCACCGACCACCACAGCGAGTTGCCCTGGTGCAAATGGCGCCAGCTGCGTATGGGGTCGCCGCCGCCCGAGCCGTCCGGGCCGTGCGGGGTTTCCACCTTGATGACGTCGGCGCCGAATTCGCCGAAGATGCGCGCCGCGAATGGGCCCGCGATGAGCGTGCCCAACTCCAGGACTTTCAGCCCTGTCAAAGCCGACATGGTTTGTCTTCCTCTGGTGGATGACGCCAGCCGCGATACATTGCCGCGGCCGTGCGCCGCGTCGCCTGGGCGACGCGATAGGTCTAGGTGCTCTTGCGCTCCATCAGTGCCCAGGCGATGGTGCCGGCGTCCACGTACTCAAGCTCGCTGCCCGCCGGCACGCCGCGCGCCAACCGCGTGACCTTCAGCCCGCGCTCGGACAGGGCCTCGCCCAGGAAGTGGGCGGTGGTCTCGCCCTCGGCGGTGAAGTTGGTGGCCAGGATGACTTCCTGCACCACGCCGTCGGTGGCGCGACGGATGACGCGGTCGAAATCCAGCTCGCGCGGGCCGATGCCCTCCAGCGGCGCGACCCGGCCCATCAGCACGTAGTACAGGCCACGGTAGCCGTGGCTGGACTCGATCATGTTCTGGTCCGCCGGCGTCTCGACGATGCACAGCAGCGAGGGATCGCGCTTGGGATTGGCGCAGGTGGAGCAGATCTCGTCTTCGGTGAAGCTGTTGCAGCGCGCGCAGTGGCGCAGGTTCTGCACCGCGCCTGCCAGCGCCCGGCCCAGCATGTCCGCACCCTGCAGATCGTGCTGCATCAGGTGGTAGGCCATGCGCCGGGCCGAACGCACGCCCACGCCGGGCAGGCGCCGCAGGGCCTCGATCAGCGAGACCAGTGGTTCGGGTTCAGGCAGTTGGGGATCCATGACGCGGCGGCCTCAACCAGGCTAGTCAGTTGTCCGTGGCGCGGGCGCGCGACATCAGAAGGGGAACTTCATGCCCGGGGGCATGGGCATGCCGGCGGTCACCGACGCCATCTTTTCCTGCGAGGTCGCCTCGGCCTTGCGCAGCGCGTCGTTGAACGCCGCGGCCACCAGGTCTTCCAGCATGTCCTTGTCGTCGCCCAGCAGCGACGGGTCGATGGCGACGCGCTTGACGTCGTGGCGGCAGGTCATGGTGACCTTGACCAGGCCGCCGCCCGAGGCGCCCTCGACCTGGATCTCGGCCAGCGCGTCCTGCGCCTTCTTCATGTTTTCCTGCATCTGCTGCGCCTGGCGCATCAGGCCGGCCAGTTGTCCTTTCATCATGGCGATGTTCCTTGAACTAAGGGGTGTGATCGGGAATGTGCCGCCGCGCTAGCGGGCGGCGGAGGCGTCCACGTGGCGGACCGAACCGGCCACCACCTGGCCGCCGAAATCGGATACCAGGGCCTGCACGAAGGGATCGACGGCGACCGCGTCCTCGGCGGCCTGCTGGCGCGCGGCACGCTCGGCCTGGGCCACGGCATGCGCAGTGGCATCGCCGACCGCGCCCACGTCCACGTCCAGGCGGATGCCCTGGCCGAAGTGTTCGCACAGCACGGTCTGCAGGCGCACGCGGCTTTCGCTTTCGGCCAGCGTCTTCACGGCCACGCGCAGCACGATGGCGTCGCCCTGCACGCCGACCCATTCGCTCTGGCGCGCCAGTTCGGCCGCCAGGCCGGTGACCGGCAGGCGCGCGGCCAGCTCGGGCCAGGAAGCCTGCGTCATGTCGGCGATGCGGGCGCGGGACTGGCGCTTGCGCGTGGGCGGCGCTTCTCGGCGGACCGGCGCGGCGGCGGCCGGCGCGGCCGATGACGGCGCGCTGGCCAGCGTTTCGAATTCGTCATCCGGATCGGACGTGAAGCCGCTGTCCGGCACGAAGCCGCCTTCGGCTTCGTAGGGAATTTCCTCATCGACCCAGGACGGCGGGCCATCGGGTTCATCCTGCGCCGGCGCGGGCGCCGTGACGGCGGAGGCCGCCGGCGTCACTGCCAGCGCGGCGGCGCCGGGCTTGGCTTGTACGGCGGCAGGCGCGGCATCGGGCAACTCTTCCCAAGGCGGCACGCCTTCCGGCGCGGACTCGGGCGCGGCGGAAGGCTCGGCCGGCCTTGCAGGCGCGGCCTGAACCACGGGGGCAACGCTTGCGGATTCCTCCGTGGCTGGCGCGGCAGGCATGCCGGATTGCGGGGCAACGGCCTGGGACGCGGCCGCTTGCGGCGCGACGGCCGGCGTCGGCTGCGCGGGCGCAGCAGATTCAGGCGCGACGACAGGCGCCGGGGCCGGTGCAACCGACGCTTCGACCTCTGCCGCTTGCGGATGCGGCGCAGCCACGGGCGCCGGGGTCGAGACAGGCGCGGCGGCGGCAACGGCGGGTTCGGCCGTCTGGCGCGCCGGCGCGGCCGGCGCTTCCAGCGCGGTCTGCGGGCCGGCCTCGCCGTTCAGCGCCAGCATGCGCAGGCAGGCCATGATGAAGCCGGCGTATTCGTCGGGCGCCAGCGTCAACTCGCCACGGCTGTGCACGGC
The Achromobacter sp. AONIH1 DNA segment above includes these coding regions:
- a CDS encoding CaiB/BaiF CoA-transferase family protein, with product MSALTGLKVLELGTLIAGPFAARIFGEFGADVIKVETPHGPDGSGGGDPIRSWRHLHQGNSLWWSVQARNKRSIALNLKDPRARDIARQLALEADVVVENYRPGVLEKWGLGYEQLRALNPATIMVRLSGYGQTGPMKDQPGFGAIGESMGGLRYVSGHPDRPPLRVGISIGDSIAALHGVIGAMMALRHRDATGGRWNGQAGEACRAGQGQMVDVALYEAVFNMMESLVPEYDVAGVVRERTGGALPGIVPSNTYTTRDGQNVVIAGNGDAIFRRLMQAIGREDLAADPDLARNDGRARRVEEIDGAIQQWCGGRDIDEALGTLKRADVPVGKIYSVADMFADPQFLARGMIEQHRFTDGSPVKLPAVVPKLSETPGGTRWIGPELGEHTEEVLKSLGYDSAAIDELAKTGAIGRPENQETSNDSHSS
- the recR gene encoding recombination mediator RecR → MDPQLPEPEPLVSLIEALRRLPGVGVRSARRMAYHLMQHDLQGADMLGRALAGAVQNLRHCARCNSFTEDEICSTCANPKRDPSLLCIVETPADQNMIESSHGYRGLYYVLMGRVAPLEGIGPRELDFDRVIRRATDGVVQEVILATNFTAEGETTAHFLGEALSERGLKVTRLARGVPAGSELEYVDAGTIAWALMERKST
- a CDS encoding YbaB/EbfC family nucleoid-associated protein is translated as MMKGQLAGLMRQAQQMQENMKKAQDALAEIQVEGASGGGLVKVTMTCRHDVKRVAIDPSLLGDDKDMLEDLVAAAFNDALRKAEATSQEKMASVTAGMPMPPGMKFPF
- a CDS encoding DNA polymerase III subunit gamma/tau, with the translated sequence MTYLVLARKWRPRSFDTLVGQDHVVRALTHALDTQRLHHAWLFTGTRGVGKTTLSRILAKSLNCETGITSKPCGVCRACTEIDSGRFVDYLELDAASNRGVEEMTQLLEQAVYAPGAGRFKVYMIDEVHMLTGHAFNAMLKTLEEPPPHVKFILATTDPQKIPVTVLSRCLQFNLKQMPADSIVGHLQAVLGQEQVGFEIPALRLIGQAAAGSMRDALSLTDQAIAYSAGNLTEEAVRGMLGTIDQRHLVRLLDALATGDAKGVLAVADELAIRGLSYAGALADLAVLLSRVAIEQRVTGVTPAEDPLAADISRLAQALHPDAVQLFYSVAVHSRGELTLAPDEYAGFIMACLRMLALNGEAGPQTALEAPAAPARQTAEPAVAAAAPVSTPAPVAAPHPQAAEVEASVAPAPAPVVAPESAAPAQPTPAVAPQAAASQAVAPQSGMPAAPATEESASVAPVVQAAPARPAEPSAAPESAPEGVPPWEELPDAAPAAVQAKPGAAALAVTPAASAVTAPAPAQDEPDGPPSWVDEEIPYEAEGGFVPDSGFTSDPDDEFETLASAPSSAAPAAAAPVRREAPPTRKRQSRARIADMTQASWPELAARLPVTGLAAELARQSEWVGVQGDAIVLRVAVKTLAESESRVRLQTVLCEHFGQGIRLDVDVGAVGDATAHAVAQAERAARQQAAEDAVAVDPFVQALVSDFGGQVVAGSVRHVDASAAR